From the genome of Candidatus Tanganyikabacteria bacterium:
TTGTCCGCCACTGGCTTTCCTACGCCATGTCGGACCTGAGCCTCGCCGAGCGCCTTTCGAACGACTCCGGCGGAGCGCCCTGGCAGGCCTGTTTCCACGCGCAACAGGCCGTCGATAAGGCCATCAAGGCCATCCTGGTGCTCCTGCAGATCGAGTTCAAGAAATCGCATGATCTCGCGTCCCTTGCCGCGCTGGTCCCCCCGGACTGGGCCATAGCCGAGAAACTGGCCGAGGTGGCGGAGCTGACCCCTTGGGCGGTCGAAGCCCGCTACCCCGGAGACTGGCCGGACGCGACCGATAGAGATGCGATGGAGGCGGTCGCAAAGGCAAAGCTCATCCTCGAGGGGATTCTCGCCGACTTTGGCAGGCATGGGGTCGCCGTCAACAAGTAGCCGGCGCCCCGCATCCGGGTCCTGCCCCATCGACGGCGCCATCGACCCGGATTAGCCCTTTCGCGGCGATAGGCCTGCCAGCCCGATAGGCGACAGTGCCAGCAGGGCGAAGGCGGCGAACCAGAGGCGTGCTTCCGGCCG
Proteins encoded in this window:
- a CDS encoding HEPN domain-containing protein, whose translation is MTEAEHHEVVRHWLSYAMSDLSLAERLSNDSGGAPWQACFHAQQAVDKAIKAILVLLQIEFKKSHDLASLAALVPPDWAIAEKLAEVAELTPWAVEARYPGDWPDATDRDAMEAVAKAKLILEGILADFGRHGVAVNK